A DNA window from Pseudarthrobacter sp. W1I19 contains the following coding sequences:
- a CDS encoding replication-associated recombination protein A has translation MDDLFGHGPGNDDDDDGPVPAVGRTAGGGGNASPRGPLAVRMRPRTLDEVVGQQHLLGQGSPLRQLAAGAGADTSGPAGPTSLILWGPPGTGKTTLAHVIARGPGRKFVELSAITAGVKDVRRVMDDALTARDLYKTTTVLFLDEIHRFNKAQQDALLPGVENRWVVLVAATTENPSFSVVSPLLSRSLLLTLRPLTDADIEGLLQRAVDDPRGLNGKVNLTAEALDHLVRLSGGDARRALTALEAAAGVAFGDADDAQDGEVTVDLKHTERALDVAAVRYDRAGDQHYDVISAFIKSIRGSDVDAALHYLARMLEAGEDPRFVARRIMISAAEDVGMADPTALQTAVAAAQAVQLIGMPEGRIILAEAVVHLATAPKSNAAYMGINKATADVRAGLGIGIPAHLRDAHYPGSKQLGHGVGYKYAHDAPHGVATQQYPPDDIVGKDYYQPTANGAERDIAVRLERLRKIVRGK, from the coding sequence GTGGATGATCTCTTCGGGCACGGGCCAGGCAATGATGACGACGACGACGGTCCCGTTCCCGCCGTCGGCCGAACTGCCGGGGGAGGAGGCAATGCCTCCCCGCGCGGTCCGCTCGCCGTCCGGATGCGTCCCCGCACCCTTGACGAGGTGGTGGGGCAGCAGCATCTTCTCGGCCAGGGGTCGCCTTTGCGCCAGCTGGCGGCCGGTGCCGGAGCGGACACATCCGGCCCCGCGGGACCCACTTCGCTGATCCTCTGGGGCCCGCCGGGGACCGGCAAAACAACCCTGGCACACGTGATCGCCCGCGGACCGGGCCGGAAGTTCGTGGAACTTTCCGCCATCACTGCCGGCGTCAAGGACGTGCGGCGCGTCATGGATGACGCCCTCACCGCCCGCGACCTGTACAAAACAACCACAGTCCTGTTCCTGGACGAGATCCACCGCTTCAACAAGGCCCAGCAGGATGCCTTGTTGCCGGGCGTTGAAAACCGGTGGGTGGTGCTGGTTGCCGCCACCACAGAGAACCCTTCGTTCTCAGTGGTCTCACCGCTGCTGTCCCGCTCACTCCTGCTCACGCTCCGCCCCCTGACAGATGCGGATATTGAAGGACTGCTGCAGCGCGCCGTTGACGATCCCCGCGGCCTGAACGGGAAAGTAAACCTCACCGCAGAAGCACTCGACCACCTGGTCAGGCTTTCGGGCGGTGACGCGCGCCGTGCCCTGACCGCCCTGGAAGCAGCCGCCGGCGTGGCGTTCGGGGACGCAGATGACGCCCAAGACGGAGAGGTCACCGTCGACCTGAAACACACCGAACGCGCCCTGGACGTCGCCGCCGTGCGCTACGACCGGGCAGGAGACCAGCACTACGACGTCATCAGTGCCTTCATCAAGTCCATCCGCGGGTCCGATGTTGACGCAGCCCTCCACTACCTGGCCCGGATGCTCGAAGCGGGGGAGGACCCGCGCTTCGTGGCCCGCAGGATCATGATTTCGGCCGCCGAGGATGTGGGGATGGCTGATCCCACCGCACTTCAGACTGCTGTGGCGGCGGCGCAGGCGGTGCAGCTGATCGGGATGCCGGAGGGGCGGATCATCCTGGCCGAGGCCGTGGTGCACCTGGCCACAGCGCCGAAATCCAACGCCGCGTACATGGGCATCAACAAGGCCACCGCCGACGTCCGGGCAGGCTTGGGGATCGGTATTCCCGCGCACCTGAGGGACGCACACTATCCGGGCTCCAAGCAGCTGGGCCACGGCGTCGGGTACAAATACGCCCACGATGCCCCGCATGGGGTGGCCACCCAGCAGTACCCGCCGGACGACATAGTGGGGAAGGACTACTACCAGCCCACCGCCAACGGCGCGGAACGGGACATCGCAGTACGGCTGGAGCGGCTGCGGAAGATTGTCCGGGGCAAGTAG
- the rpsD gene encoding 30S ribosomal protein S4, whose protein sequence is MANNTRARRQARLSRSLGIALTPKAAKYMERRPYGPGEHGRARKKQDSDYAVRLREKQRLRAQYGIREAQMTRAFEEARRTKGLTGENLIELLEMRLDALVLRAGFARTIAQARQLVVHRHILVDGIRVDRPSFRVGEGQLVHVHSRSETMVPLQVAAAGAHRDVLPAVPAYLDVKLEALQARLVRRPKRSEIPVTCEEQLVVEFYAR, encoded by the coding sequence GTGGCTAACAACACTCGTGCTCGCCGTCAGGCCCGCCTCTCGCGGTCCCTCGGCATCGCTCTGACCCCCAAGGCCGCCAAGTACATGGAGCGCCGCCCGTACGGCCCCGGTGAGCATGGCCGTGCCCGCAAGAAGCAGGACTCCGACTACGCCGTACGTCTGCGCGAAAAGCAGCGCCTGCGCGCCCAGTACGGCATCCGCGAAGCACAGATGACCCGTGCCTTCGAAGAGGCCCGCCGCACCAAGGGCCTGACCGGTGAAAACCTCATCGAACTGCTCGAAATGCGCCTTGACGCCCTGGTCCTGCGTGCCGGCTTCGCCCGCACCATCGCCCAGGCCCGCCAGCTGGTTGTGCACCGCCACATCCTGGTTGACGGCATCCGCGTTGACCGCCCGTCGTTCCGCGTCGGCGAAGGCCAGCTGGTCCACGTCCACAGCCGCAGCGAAACCATGGTTCCGCTCCAGGTCGCAGCAGCAGGCGCCCACCGCGACGTCCTGCCCGCCGTTCCCGCTTACCTGGACGTCAAGCTGGAAGCCCTCCAGGCACGCCTGGTCCGCCGCCCCAAGCGCTCCGAGATCCCGGTGACCTGCGAAGAGCAGCTCGTCGTCGAATTCTACGCACGCTAA
- a CDS encoding DUF948 domain-containing protein, translating to MSGGDIAGLIAAGVFALLVLLLAVPILKLGKVLDEVRTSIRSLSDGATPLMDEVTATVSTTNQQLKKVDGISSNVSDASANLSALTSLVAATVGSPLIKVAAFSYGVRTAVANRKKPAAGRRSR from the coding sequence ATGTCTGGTGGCGATATTGCCGGCCTGATCGCTGCCGGAGTGTTCGCGCTCCTGGTGCTGCTGCTGGCAGTGCCCATCCTGAAGCTGGGCAAAGTCCTGGACGAGGTGCGCACGTCCATCAGGTCACTGAGCGACGGCGCCACGCCTTTGATGGACGAGGTCACCGCTACCGTGTCCACCACCAACCAGCAGCTGAAGAAGGTGGATGGCATTTCGTCCAACGTCTCGGACGCCTCGGCCAACCTTTCCGCCTTGACCTCCCTGGTTGCCGCCACCGTCGGCTCGCCGCTCATCAAGGTGGCGGCGTTCAGCTACGGCGTCCGTACCGCCGTGGCCAACCGCAAGAAACCTGCTGCCGGCCGCCGCAGCCGCTGA
- the alaS gene encoding alanine--tRNA ligase, producing the protein MKSQEITKRWVDFFVSKGHTAVPSASLVSSDPSLLFTVAGMVPFIPYLTAREVPPYSRATSVQKCIRTGDIEEVGKTARHGTFFQMCGNFSFGDYFKEDAIKFAWELLTTSVADGGYGLAPELLWVTVYEEDDEAKDLWLKNTGVPAERIQKMGKSDNYWHTGQPGPAGPCSEIYYDRGPAYGVEGGPLADETRYIEIWNLVFMQYQIENVRSKEDFDVVGELPKRNIDTGLGMERLAMILQGVENMYETDQVRPVIDKAAELSGREYTSAETPDDPHHTDDVRMRVVADHIRSALMLISDGVTPSNEGRGYVLRRLIRRAVRSMRLLGVEQACLPELLPASRDAMKGVYPVVDTDFARISRIAYAEEKAFLRTIASGTARLEDAVKESKAANKPLSGADAFALHDTYGFPIDLTLEMAEEAGLKVDEAAFRSLMQEQRQRAQADAKGKKGGHADLTVFQELLGQGETVFTGYTELDGESRVRGILTGGRPVQQASTGDEIELVLAETPFYAEAGGQAADTGLITGDGFVVEVLDVQRPLKGLSVHKAIVREGEIGADSLVRAAVDRERRHAAEQAHTGTHIVHAALHQILGPEATQRGSFNKAGYLRFDFAWGEGLSTATRSEIEEVSNLAIRNNYSVETKVMGLAEAKALGAMALFGENYGSEVRVVEIDGAWSRELCGGTHVSNTSLIGSLSLLGEQSVGSGNRRVEAFVGMDAFRHLAAERALVTELTDMLKVPSGQLADRIAATLAKLKATEKELDRLRKEQLAASAAQLVSSAKDASGVSVIAHDAGQVSGADDLRGLALDLRNRLGSAAATVAVAGVANDRPMILVATNEEARGAGVKAGALVRVAAGILGGGGGGKDDVAQGGGTDAAKVAPALAAVVDAIARR; encoded by the coding sequence ATGAAGTCGCAGGAGATCACAAAGCGCTGGGTGGACTTTTTTGTCAGCAAGGGCCACACCGCGGTTCCCTCCGCATCGCTGGTCTCCAGCGACCCCTCGCTGCTGTTCACGGTTGCCGGCATGGTTCCGTTCATTCCCTACCTCACGGCCCGCGAGGTGCCGCCCTACTCCCGCGCCACCAGCGTGCAGAAATGCATCCGCACCGGCGACATCGAGGAAGTGGGCAAGACCGCCCGGCACGGCACTTTCTTCCAGATGTGCGGCAACTTCTCCTTCGGGGACTACTTCAAGGAAGACGCCATCAAGTTCGCCTGGGAACTGCTCACCACGAGCGTTGCCGACGGCGGCTACGGCCTTGCGCCCGAACTGCTGTGGGTGACCGTCTACGAAGAGGACGACGAAGCCAAGGACCTGTGGCTGAAGAACACCGGTGTCCCGGCCGAGCGCATCCAGAAGATGGGCAAGTCGGACAACTACTGGCACACGGGCCAGCCCGGTCCCGCCGGCCCCTGCTCCGAGATCTACTATGACCGCGGCCCCGCCTATGGTGTGGAAGGTGGTCCGCTGGCGGACGAGACCCGCTACATCGAGATCTGGAACCTCGTGTTTATGCAGTACCAGATCGAAAACGTCCGTTCCAAGGAAGACTTCGATGTGGTGGGCGAACTGCCCAAGCGCAACATCGACACCGGCCTGGGCATGGAACGCCTGGCCATGATCCTGCAGGGCGTCGAGAACATGTACGAGACCGACCAGGTCCGTCCCGTCATCGACAAGGCAGCAGAGCTGTCCGGCAGGGAATACACGTCCGCCGAAACCCCGGACGATCCCCACCACACGGACGACGTCCGCATGCGTGTGGTGGCCGACCACATCCGTTCGGCCCTGATGCTGATTTCCGACGGCGTCACCCCCTCCAACGAAGGCCGCGGCTACGTCCTGCGCCGCCTCATCCGCCGTGCCGTGCGCTCCATGCGGCTCCTCGGCGTCGAGCAGGCCTGCCTGCCCGAACTTCTCCCCGCCTCCCGGGACGCCATGAAGGGCGTCTACCCGGTGGTGGACACAGACTTTGCCCGGATCAGCCGGATTGCCTACGCGGAAGAGAAGGCCTTCCTGCGCACCATCGCCTCCGGCACTGCCCGCCTTGAGGACGCCGTCAAGGAATCCAAAGCCGCCAATAAGCCGCTCTCCGGCGCCGACGCTTTCGCCCTGCACGACACTTACGGGTTCCCGATCGACCTCACGCTCGAAATGGCTGAGGAAGCGGGGCTCAAGGTGGATGAAGCAGCCTTCCGCAGCCTTATGCAGGAGCAGCGCCAGCGCGCCCAGGCCGACGCCAAGGGCAAAAAGGGCGGCCACGCCGACCTCACCGTGTTCCAGGAACTGCTCGGCCAGGGCGAGACCGTCTTCACCGGATACACGGAACTCGACGGCGAATCACGCGTCCGCGGCATCCTTACGGGAGGGCGGCCGGTACAGCAGGCCTCCACGGGTGACGAAATCGAGCTGGTCCTCGCCGAAACCCCGTTCTATGCCGAAGCCGGCGGCCAGGCCGCCGATACCGGCCTCATCACCGGCGACGGCTTCGTCGTCGAGGTCCTCGATGTGCAGCGCCCGCTGAAGGGCCTGAGCGTGCACAAGGCGATTGTCCGCGAAGGCGAGATCGGCGCCGACTCACTGGTCCGGGCCGCCGTCGACCGCGAACGCCGGCACGCCGCCGAACAGGCGCACACGGGCACGCACATCGTGCACGCCGCGCTGCACCAGATCCTCGGGCCGGAAGCCACCCAGCGCGGGTCCTTCAACAAGGCGGGGTACCTGCGCTTCGACTTCGCCTGGGGCGAAGGGCTGAGCACCGCCACCCGCTCCGAAATCGAAGAAGTTTCCAACCTTGCCATCCGCAACAACTACTCGGTGGAAACCAAGGTGATGGGACTCGCCGAAGCCAAGGCCCTGGGCGCCATGGCCCTCTTCGGTGAGAACTACGGCAGCGAAGTGCGGGTTGTGGAGATCGACGGCGCGTGGTCCCGCGAGCTCTGCGGCGGAACGCACGTGTCCAACACGTCATTGATCGGCAGCCTTTCGTTGCTGGGTGAACAGTCCGTCGGGTCGGGAAACCGCCGCGTGGAGGCGTTTGTGGGCATGGACGCTTTCCGCCACCTTGCCGCCGAACGCGCCCTCGTGACGGAACTGACGGACATGCTCAAGGTCCCGTCCGGCCAGCTGGCCGACAGGATCGCCGCCACCCTCGCCAAGCTCAAGGCCACGGAGAAGGAGCTGGACCGGCTCCGCAAGGAGCAGCTGGCAGCCTCAGCCGCCCAGCTGGTCAGCAGCGCCAAGGATGCCTCAGGCGTCAGCGTCATTGCGCATGACGCCGGCCAGGTCAGCGGCGCGGACGACCTCCGCGGACTCGCACTGGATCTCCGGAACCGCCTGGGCTCGGCTGCTGCAACCGTGGCCGTGGCCGGTGTTGCCAATGACCGTCCAATGATCCTGGTCGCCACCAATGAGGAAGCGCGCGGGGCCGGGGTCAAGGCAGGTGCCCTGGTCCGCGTTGCCGCAGGCATCCTCGGCGGCGGCGGCGGCGGCAAGGACGATGTTGCCCAGGGCGGCGGAACGGACGCAGCCAAGGTAGCTCCCGCCCTGGCGGCCGTTGTGGACGCCATCGCGCGGCGATAA
- the ruvX gene encoding Holliday junction resolvase RuvX, with protein MTNPTAAGESPQGVKLGIDVGTVRVGVAICDRDSILATPYKTLDRNPKKNSDIRVIANLVQELGAVQVIVGLPRTMKGEEHASARMATEYAGLLAAELAARDLAVPVNLVDERLSSVTAHRNLHEAGMGSRDHRKVVDQVAAAGILQHAIDMQKARGADVGRRVTAPSPSVDPGVNEADESVRIAPEATDRTSDNGRQQ; from the coding sequence ATGACCAATCCAACAGCGGCCGGCGAAAGTCCCCAGGGCGTCAAACTGGGGATCGACGTCGGCACCGTCCGGGTCGGTGTGGCCATCTGCGATCGGGACTCGATCCTGGCCACGCCGTACAAGACCCTGGACCGGAATCCGAAGAAAAACTCCGATATCCGGGTCATCGCCAACCTGGTGCAGGAACTCGGCGCGGTACAGGTCATTGTGGGCCTGCCCCGCACCATGAAGGGTGAAGAGCACGCCTCTGCGAGGATGGCCACGGAGTATGCCGGGCTGCTGGCAGCAGAGCTGGCAGCGCGGGATCTGGCCGTCCCGGTGAACCTGGTGGATGAGCGGCTGAGCAGCGTGACTGCGCACCGGAACCTGCATGAAGCTGGCATGGGCAGCAGGGATCACCGTAAAGTAGTTGATCAGGTCGCGGCGGCAGGCATCCTTCAGCACGCCATCGACATGCAGAAAGCCAGGGGAGCGGATGTGGGCCGACGCGTAACCGCGCCCTCCCCTTCCGTGGACCCGGGGGTCAACGAGGCGGATGAGTCTGTCCGCATCGCCCCGGAAGCCACGGACCGTACTTCAGATAATGGAAGGCAACAGTGA